A region from the Rhodamnia argentea isolate NSW1041297 chromosome 7, ASM2092103v1, whole genome shotgun sequence genome encodes:
- the LOC115734688 gene encoding protein argonaute 1-like, whose protein sequence is MVRKKRSEGSSGGESSETQEQGGGSGRGSQRPPERSAPPQQGGGYPGGRGWGPQGQRGGHGGYGGGRGRGMPPPPQQQQYGGPPEYQGRGRGGPPQHGGRGGYGSSRSMGGSSEGGPPGGPSRFPVPELHQATQAPYQAGVTPQQMEPSSSSQPPEPSEIAEQIQQLSIQQEGATQHAPPSSKSMTFPLRPGKGSYGTRCVVKANHFFAELPDKDLHQYDVSITPEVASRIVNRQVMKKLVDLYRESHLGKRLPAYDGRKSLYTAGPLPFLSKEFKITLIDDDEGPGGPRREREFKVVIKLAARADLHHLGLFLQGRQADAPQEALQVLDIVLRELPTSRYCPVARSFYSPDLGRRQPLGEGLESWRGFYQSIRPTQMGLSLNIDMSSTAFIEPLPVIDFVTQLLTRDVSSRPLSDADRVKIKKALRGVKVEVTHRGNMRRKYRISGLTSQATRELNFPVDDRGTMKSVVEYFYETYGFAIQHTQWPCLQVGNQNRPNYLPMEVCKIVEGQRYSKRLNERQITALLKVTCQRPQERELDIMQTVHHNAYHEDPYAKEFGIKISEKLAQVEARILPAPWLKYHDSGRIKDCLPEVGCWNMMNKKMVNGGTVNNWFCINFSRNVQDTVARDFCNELAHMCYISGMAFNPEPILPPVSGRPDQVERILKTRYHEAMTRIQPKGKDIDLLIVILPDNNGSLYGDLKRICETDLGLVSQCCLTKHVFKKSKQYLANVALKINVKVGGRNTVLVDALSRRIPLVSDRPTIIFGADVTHPHPGEDSSPSIAAVVASQDWPEVTKYAGLVCAQAHRQELIQDLYKTWQDPVRGTVTGGMIKELLISFRRATGQKPQRIIFYRDGVSEGQFYQVLLYELDAIRKACNSLEPNYQPPVTFVVVQKRHHTRLFASNHRDRGSVDRSGNILPGTVVDSKICHPTEFDFYLCSHAGIQGTSRPAHYHVLWDENKFTADGLQSLTNNLCYTYARCTRSVSIVPPAYYAHLAAFRARFYMEPETSDSGSVTSGFATGRGGPGMGAAGSRSTRVPGASAAVRPLPALKENVKRVMFYC, encoded by the exons ATGGTGAGGAAGAAGAGATCTGAAGGTTCAAGTGGAGGTGAGAGCTCTGAGACCCAAGAGCAAGGTGGGGGTAGTGGCCGTGGTTCTCAACGCCCACCTGAAAGAAGTGCTCCACCTCAACAAGGAGGGGGATATCCGGGTGGTCGAGGTTGGGGTCCCCAGGGTCAGAGAGGAGGTCATGGAGGTTATGGCGGAGGACGTGGTCGTGggatgccgccgccgccacagcAGCAGCAGTATGGTGGCCCTCCTGAATATCAAGGTAGAGGAAGGGGTGGGCCTCCTCAACATGGTGGCCGGGGTGGGTATGGCAGCAGTCGCAGCATGGGAGGTAGCAGTGAAGGCGGACCTCCTGGTGGCCCATCCAGATTTCCAGTTCCCGAGCTGCACCAAGCTACCCAGGCTCCATATCAAGCCGGGGTGACTCCTCAGCAGATGGAGCCCAGTTCATCATCACAGCCACCTGAACCATCAGAAATTGCAGAGCAAATTCAGCAGCTTTCCATCCAGCAAGAGGGTGCTACACAACATGCACCACCGTCAAGTAAATCAATGACGTTCCCTCTTCGTCCTGGCAAAGGTAGCTATGGTACAAGGTGTGTTGTCAAGGCCAACCACTTTTTTGCCGAGTTACCAGACAAAGATTTGCACCAGTATGAT GTTTCCATAACACCTGAAGTCGCATCACGAATAGTCAATCGCCAAGTCATGAAGAAGCTAGTGGATTTGTACAGAGAATCTCATCTGGGGAAGCGACTTCCAGCTTATGATGGTCGCAAATCACTTTATACTGCAGGGCCTCTGCCTTTTCTGTCAAAGGAATTTAAAATCACTCttattgatgatgatgaagggCCGGGTGGGCCAAG gagggagagagaatttaAAGTAGTTATCAAGTTGGCTGCTCGTGCTGACTTACATCATCTAGGTTTGTTCTTACAAGGAAGGCAAGCTGATGCACCTCAGGAAGCTCTTCAAGTTCTAGACATTGTTTTGCGTGAATTGCCCACTAGTAG GTATTGTCCAGTGGCTCGATCATTTTATTCTCCTGATCTTGGGAGAAGGCAGCCGCTTGGTGAGGGACTTGAAAGTTGGAGAGGTTTCTATCAGAGTATTCGACCAACTCAGATGGGCCTGTCTTTGAATATTG ATATGTCCTCCACTGCATTTATTGAGCCCTTGCCAGTCATCGACTTTGTGACTCAGTTGCTGACTCGCGATGTATCCTCCAGACCATTATCTGATGCTGATCGTGTGAAG ATAAAGAAGGCCCTCAGAGGAGTGAAAGTTGAAGTCACCCACCGTGGTAATATGCGGAGGAAGTACCGGATCTCAGGTTTGACATCTCAGGCGACACGGGAGCTGAA TTTTCCTGTTGATGATAGAGGCACTATGAAATCTGTGGTCGAGTACTTTTATGAGACTTATGGTTTTGCTATCCAACACACCCAATGGCCTTGTTTACAAGTGGGAAATCAGAATAGACCAAATTACTTGCCAATGGAG GTATGCAAGATTGTGGAGGGTCAGAGGTACTCTAAAAGGCTGAATGAGAGGCAGATTACGGCCTTGCTTAAGGTGACTTGTCAGCGCCCTCAGGAAAGAGAGCTAGACATCATGCAG ACTGTTCATCATAATGCGTACCACGAGGACCCTTATGCTAAGGAGTTTGGGATTAAAATTAGTGAGAAGCTTGCTCAAGTGGAAGCACGCATTCTCCCCGCACCTTGG CTCAAGTATCACGATTCGGGCAGAATAAAGGATTGCCTGCCTGAGGTTGGGTGCTGGAATATGATGAATAAG AAAATGGTTAATGGAGGCACAGTGAACAATTGGTTCTGCATCAATTTTTCGAGGAACGTTCAAGATACTGTGGCACGTGATTTCTGTAACGAGCTTGCTCATATGTGCTACATTTCTGGCATG GCCTTCAATCCTGAACCTATTCTTCCGCCAGTAAGCGGCCGTCCAGATCAAGTTGAGAGGATTCTGAAAACTCGATACCATGAGGCCATGACAAGAATCCAGCCCAAGGGCAAAGATATTGACCTCCTTATTGTCATTCTTCCTGATAACAATGGATCACTTTATG GGGATTTAAAGCGAATATGTGAAACTGATCTTGGGCTTGTTTCTCAGTGTTGTTTGACGAAACATGTATTTAAGAAAAGTAAACAGTACCTGGCAAATGTTGCCCTCAAGATCAATGTGAAGGTTGGAGGGAGGAACACGGTTCTTGTTGATGCACTGTCTAGGCGAATTCCTTTAGTCAGTGATCGGCCTACAATTATCTTCGGTGCTGATGTCACTCATCCTCATCCCGGAGAGGATTCTAGTCCATCCATCGCTGCT GTTGTAGCTTCTCAAGATTGGCCTGAAGTGACCAAATATGCTGGTTTGGTATGTGCTCAAGCCCATCGACAAGAGCTGATTCAAGATTTGTATAAGACCTGGCAGGATCCAGTTAGAGGGACTGTGACTGGTGGCATGATAAA GGAACTGCTTATATCTTTCCGCAGAGCGACGGGACAGAAACCTCAGCGCATCATTTTCTACAG GGATGGGGTAAGCGAAGGACAATTTTATCAGGTCTTGCTTTATGAGCTTGATGCTATCCGCAAG GCGTGTAATTCCCTGGAACCAAATTATCAGCCTCCTGTGACATTTGTTGTCGTTCAGAAGCGACACCACACAAGATTGTTTGCTAGTAATCACCGTGACCGCGGTTCAGTTGATAGGAGTGGGAATATATTGCCTG GCACTGTCGTGGACTCCAAGATCTGCCATCCCACAGAGTTTGACTTCTATCTGTGCAGCCATGCGGGTATTCAG GGTACCAGCCGTCCAGCGCATTATCATGTCCTCTGGGATGAGAACAAATTTACTGCTGATGGACTTCAGTCTCTGACTAATAACCTTTGCTACAC TTATGCAAGGTGTACTCGATCTGTCTCTATTG TGCCTCCTGCGTATTATGCTCATCTTGCTGCATTCCGTGCTCGCTTCTACATGGAACCAGAGACGTCGGACAGCGGTTCTGTGACTAGTGGATTCGCCACAGGACGTGGGGGTCCTGGTATGGGTGCTGCTGGTTCACGGAGCACTCGCGTGCCAGGAGCCAGTGCTGCTGTCAGACCGCTGCCTGCCCTCAAAGAGAACGTCAAGAGGGTTATGTTTTACTGCTAA
- the LOC115734872 gene encoding sucrose synthase 7, with protein sequence MASGSGIKRADSVADNMPDAMKPSRYHMKRCFARFVAGGKRLMKRQQIMEEVEQSIEDKVERAQVLEGQLGFILSSTLEAAVVPPSVALAVRPNPGIWEYVKVNAGDLEVEGITAKEYLKYKETVFDENWANDDNALEIDFEAIDFTTPRMALPSSIGNGLNFVTKLMTSRISKDSQSAKSFLEFLLALNHHGENLMINQNLNTVSKLQVALIAAEAFMSAFPKDAPVQKFEQRIKELGFEKGWGDTAERVKETMHTLSELLQAPDPEKMDLFISRLPMIFNVVIFSPHGYFGQSDVLGLPDTGGQVVYILDQVRALEEEMLLRIKQQGLAVKPNILVVTRLIPDAKHTKCNQELEPIVDTKHSYILRVPFKTPKGVILRQWVSRFDVYPYLERFAQDAAAKIMDHMDCKPDLIIGNYSDGNLVASLMASKLGITQGTIAHALEKTKYEDSDVKWKEIDPKYHFSCQFTADLIAMNQTDFVITSTYQEIAGSKTRPGQYESHTVFTMPGLCRVVSGINVFEPKFNIAAPGADQSVYFPYTQKQRRLTAFHPAIEELLYKKEDNNEHLGFLADRKKPIIFSMARLDTVKNITGLTEWYGKNKRLRSLVNLVVVAGFFDPAKSKDREEIAEIKKMHSLIEKYQLKGQFRWIAAQTDRYRNGELYRCVADTKGAFVQPALYEAFGLTVIEAMDCGLPTFATNQGGPAEIIVDGVSGFHIDPNNGDESSNKIADFFEKCKKEPDYWNRISTGGLQRINECYTWKIYAKKLLNMGSMYGVWRHMNKEQKLARTRYIHMMYSLHFRNLAKNVPIPIEEPQEQVAAVESAPQKPTQKPETVPPKATPEPSDQKIPEPELRRVGDFQEKPLYSRIGDRVLCPWNWWCLTITFILLSYYAVLRLYFSD encoded by the exons ATGGCCTCAGGTTCAGGGATTAAGAGGGCGGACTCGGTGGCCGACAACATGCCGGATGCGATGAAGCCCAGTAGGTACCACATGAAGAGATGCTTTGCCAG GTTTGTGGCGGGTGGGAAGAGGTTGATGAAACGCCAGCAGATTATGGAGGAGGTGGAGCAGTCAATTGAAGACAAGGTCGAAAGGGCTCAGGTTCTTGAAGGCCAGCTCGGGTTCATTCTTAGCTCCActctg GAGGCAGCGGTGGTCCCCCCATCTGTCGCGTTGGCGGTTAGACCGAATCCTGGTATTTGGGAATATGTGAAGGTGAATGCCGGTGATCTTGAAGTAGAAGGCATCACTGCTAAAGAGTACTTGAAGTACAAGGAGACGGTTTTCGATGAGAACTG GGCAAACGACGACAACGCACTGGAAATAGATTTCGAAGCCATTGATTTCACCACTCCTCGCATGGCACTTCCTTCTTCTATTGGGAACGGATTGAACTTTGTCACAAAGTTGATGACCTCTAGGATAAGCAAGGACAGTCAAAGTGCCAAGTCTTTTCTTGAGTTCTTGCTTGCCCTCAACCATCACGGAGAG AATCTAATGATTAACCAGAACTTGAACACGGTGTCGAAGCTTCAAGTAGCATTGATAGCAGCTGAAGCATTCATGTCCGCATTTCCCAAAGATGCACCTGTACAGAAGTTTGAGCAGAG GATCAAGGAACTAGGATTCGAAAAAGGTTGGGGCGATACTGCAGAGCGAGTGAAAGAGACAATGCATACTCTGTCCGAGTTGCTTCAAGCTCCGGACCCGGAGAAAATGGACTTGTTCATTAGCAGGCTTCCTATGATTTTCAACGTCGTTATATTCTCTCCCCATGGCTACTTTGGCCAGTCAGACGTCCTTGGGTTGCCAGATACCGGTGGCCAG GTGGTTTACATCCTAGATCAAGTGAGGGCTTTAGAGGAAGAAATGCTCCTGAGAATCAAGCAGCAGGGCCTTGCAGTGAAGCCTAACATTCTTGTG GTCACGCGACTCATACCGGATGCAAAACACACCAAGTGCAACCAGGAGTTGGAGCCTATCGTGGACACAAAGCACTCCTACATTCTTCGGGTCCCTTTCAAGACGCCGAAAGGAGTCATTCTCCGCCAATGGGTGTCCCGTTTTGACGTCTATCCTTACTTAGAGAGATTTGCTCAG GATGCGGCTGCGAAGATAATGGATCACATGGATTGTAAACCGGATCTCATAATCGGAAACTACTCAGATGGGAACCTGGTGGCTTCTCTTATGGCTAGCAAACTCGGAATAACACAG GGTACCATAGCTCATGCTCTAGAGAAGACCAAGTACGAAGACTCGGACGTCAAGTGGAAGGAGATTGATCCAAAATACCACTTTTCATGTCAATTTACCGCGGACTTGATTGCGATGAATCAGACTGATTTTGTCATTACCAGCACATACCAAGAAATTGCTGGAAG CAAAACTAGGCCCGGACAATATGAAAGTCACACAGTGTTTACTATGCCGGGGCTTTGTCGGGTGGTCTCTGGCATCAATGTTTTCGAACCGAAGTTCAATATCGCTGCCCCGGGTGCTGATCAATCTGTGTACTTTCCCTACACACAGAAACAAAGGAGGCTGACTGCTTTTCACCCTGCCATCGAGGAACTACTCTACAAAAAGGAGGACAACAACGAGCATTT GGGTTTTCTTGCTGATAGGAAGAAACCAATCATTTTCTCGATGGCAAGGCTCGATACCGTAAAAAATATCACTGGACTAACAGAGTGGTATGGGAAGAACAAAAGGCTCAGAAGTTTGGTGAATCTCGTTGTTGTAGCAGGATTCTTCGACCCAGCAAAATCGAAAGATAGGGAAGAAATCGCGGAAATTAAAAAGATGCACTCCTTGATAGAGAAATACCAACTCAAGGGTCAGTTCAGATGGATTGCAGCTCAAACCGACAGATATCGAAATGGAGAACTGTACCGCTGTGTTGCTGATACCAAAGGAGCTTTTGTGCAGCCTGCTCTGTACGAAGCTTTTGGTCTGACTGTCATTGAAGCGATGGACTGTGGATTGCCCACATTCGCCACTAATCAAGGTGGTCCTGCAGAAATTATTGTTGACGGTGTTTCAGGGTTTCACATTGATCCCAACAATGGCGACGAGTCAAGCAACAAGATCGCTGATTTCTTCGAGAAATGCAAAAAAGAGCCTGACTATTGGAATAGGATCTCGACAGGAGGCCTTCAGCGCATAAACGAGTG CTACACGTGGAAAATCTACGCAAAGAAGCTCTTGAACATGGGGTCCATGTACGGAGTTTGGAGGCATATGAACAAGGAACAGAAACTCGCCAGGACAAGATACATACATATGATGTACAGTCTCCATTTCCGGAACTTG GCGAAGAACGTTCCAATCCCTATCGAAGAACCCCAAGAGCAAGTGGCGGCGGTGGAGAGCGCACCCCAAAAACCAACACAAAAGCCAGAGACAGTTCCTCCGAAGGCGACACCAGAACCTAG TGACCAGAAGATCCCGGAACCAGAGCTtcgaag GGTGGGAGATTTCCAGGAAAAGCCACTCTACTCGAGGATAGGGGACCGAGTACTTTGCCCCTGGAATTGGTGGTGCCTCACAATTACATTCATTTTGCTGTCATACTACGCCGTGTTGAGGCTTTATTTCTCAGATTGA